A single region of the Thermodesulfatator indicus DSM 15286 genome encodes:
- the hydF gene encoding [FeFe] hydrogenase H-cluster maturation GTPase HydF gives MQNTPKALRLHIGIFGRRNVGKSSLLNALTEQPIAIVSDTPGTTTDPVEKTMELLPLGPVVFIDTAGIDDIGALGEMRIKKTMEVFERTDLGLIVTEANQWGEFEERLKNILKEQKIPFVVVLNKIDIISPDEEIIKRLEEEKIPYIAVSAEKRQNIEELKELLLKIAPAEWFNPPTLVGDLLPAGELAVLVVPIDLEAPKGRLILPQVQTIRDILDSDAYCMVVKERELRDALERLKRPPKLVICDSQCVLKVVADTPPNIQVTTFSIIMARFKGDLPTLVKGVKAIEKLEPGDKVLIAEACTHHPIADDIGRVKIPRWLRQYVGGKLEIDVCPGRAFPENLADYKLVIHCGGCMLNRREMLSRLYKATRQGVPITNYGVAISFLQGVLHRTIEPFPYAKMILEDN, from the coding sequence ATGCAGAACACACCCAAAGCTTTAAGGCTTCACATTGGAATTTTTGGCCGCCGAAATGTAGGTAAATCATCTCTTCTAAACGCTTTAACAGAACAGCCTATAGCTATTGTTTCTGATACGCCAGGTACTACCACTGACCCGGTGGAAAAGACCATGGAGCTTTTGCCTTTAGGCCCGGTGGTTTTTATTGATACGGCGGGTATTGACGATATCGGCGCTTTAGGAGAGATGCGCATAAAAAAGACCATGGAGGTTTTTGAGCGCACAGATTTAGGCCTCATTGTGACTGAGGCCAATCAATGGGGAGAGTTCGAAGAGCGCCTCAAAAATATTCTTAAAGAGCAAAAAATTCCCTTTGTAGTGGTGCTGAACAAAATAGATATCATCTCTCCTGACGAAGAGATAATTAAGCGCCTTGAGGAAGAGAAAATTCCTTATATTGCTGTTTCAGCGGAAAAGCGACAAAATATTGAAGAACTTAAAGAATTACTTCTTAAAATAGCACCAGCTGAGTGGTTTAACCCGCCTACTCTGGTGGGAGACCTTTTGCCTGCTGGAGAGTTGGCCGTCCTTGTAGTACCCATTGACCTTGAGGCACCCAAGGGCAGACTTATCCTTCCTCAGGTGCAAACTATAAGAGATATCCTTGATAGCGATGCCTACTGCATGGTGGTGAAAGAAAGAGAGCTAAGAGATGCTTTAGAACGCCTGAAACGTCCGCCTAAACTTGTAATATGTGATTCCCAGTGCGTTTTAAAAGTAGTGGCTGACACGCCACCCAATATTCAGGTAACTACATTTTCTATAATTATGGCGAGATTTAAAGGAGATCTGCCTACCTTGGTGAAAGGAGTTAAGGCTATTGAGAAACTCGAGCCTGGAGACAAAGTTCTTATTGCTGAGGCCTGTACTCATCATCCCATTGCTGACGACATTGGCCGGGTAAAGATTCCTCGCTGGCTTAGACAATATGTAGGCGGAAAGCTAGAAATAGACGTATGTCCCGGGCGGGCCTTTCCTGAAAATCTAGCTGATTACAAGCTGGTTATTCATTGTGGTGGATGTATGCTTAATCGGCGCGAGATGTTAAGCCGGCTTTATAAGGCCACTCGCCAAGGAGTACCCATAACTAACTACGGTGTAGCCATTTCTTTCCTGCAGGGAGTATTGCATCGTACCATTGAGCCTTTCCCTTATGCCAAAATGATACTAGAGGATAACTAA
- the hydE gene encoding [FeFe] hydrogenase H-cluster radical SAM maturase HydE, with protein sequence MTYDEIIKSLKEDPLEELLKRADKIRREYVGEEVHLRGIIEFSNYCVNNCLYCGLRRDNHRLKRYRMKPQEIINLARNLIKQGVKTIVLQSGDDLAYKRDDITEIVKAIKQEGEVAITLSLGERPFSDYETWRQAGADRYLMKHETVNPELYAQLHPGKTFEGRLRHIVFLKELGYEIGVGNIVGLPGQSFEDLAGDILFIKEIEADMAGIGPFIPQENTPLADKPSGSVELTLRVLALVRIVAKTPHLPATTALATLGGEDAQLKALRGGANVIMPNFTPEEFSRNYKIYDGKTKVTFSRAKELIKKAGRKIGQDIGGSLRCRTHPKL encoded by the coding sequence ATGACTTACGATGAAATTATAAAATCTTTAAAAGAAGATCCTTTAGAAGAGCTTCTAAAGAGGGCAGACAAAATCAGGCGAGAGTATGTAGGCGAGGAAGTCCACCTGCGCGGGATTATTGAGTTTTCTAACTACTGCGTCAACAACTGCTTGTATTGTGGTTTAAGGAGAGACAATCATCGTCTTAAGCGCTACCGCATGAAGCCGCAAGAAATAATAAATCTTGCCCGAAACCTGATAAAACAAGGGGTAAAGACTATAGTTCTTCAATCTGGAGATGATCTGGCTTATAAAAGAGATGATATCACTGAGATAGTAAAGGCTATTAAACAAGAAGGAGAAGTGGCTATTACCCTTTCTCTGGGAGAGAGGCCTTTTTCTGATTACGAAACCTGGCGCCAAGCCGGGGCTGACAGATACTTGATGAAACATGAGACTGTAAATCCCGAGCTGTATGCCCAGCTACATCCTGGTAAAACCTTTGAAGGGAGACTAAGGCACATAGTATTTCTCAAAGAACTGGGTTATGAGATAGGAGTTGGAAATATTGTGGGGCTACCTGGCCAGAGTTTTGAAGACCTGGCAGGCGACATCCTTTTTATCAAAGAAATAGAAGCAGATATGGCGGGCATTGGGCCGTTTATTCCCCAGGAAAATACGCCCCTTGCCGATAAGCCGTCTGGCAGTGTAGAGCTAACTCTGCGGGTTTTGGCCTTGGTTAGGATAGTGGCCAAAACGCCTCATCTTCCTGCTACCACGGCGCTTGCTACTTTGGGTGGAGAAGATGCCCAGCTAAAGGCTCTAAGAGGTGGAGCAAACGTAATTATGCCTAATTTTACGCCGGAAGAGTTCTCCAGAAATTATAAAATTTATGATGGCAAAACCAAGGTAACTTTTTCGCGGGCGAAAGAATTGATAAAAAAAGCTGGCCGTAAAATCGGCCAGGATATAGGAGGCTCCTTAAGATGCAGAACACACCCAAAGCTTTAA
- a CDS encoding formylmethanofuran dehydrogenase subunit E family protein, with the protein MLLVDLELKVIAEKHGHLCPYLALGWRVGLFFKNFLLKKEFTSFENFFVLAYAHSCALSALELMNFKISCENIGEHVYVLQTITGDALSMIAVNAEIIIPPRELEELTWKIKSDTALYYEKAHYSYLFDNWIVDILNASEEELFVFPHERV; encoded by the coding sequence ATGCTTTTAGTTGATTTAGAGCTAAAAGTCATCGCTGAAAAGCACGGTCATTTGTGCCCTTATCTGGCTTTAGGCTGGCGAGTGGGCTTATTTTTCAAAAATTTTCTCCTCAAAAAAGAATTTACCAGCTTTGAAAATTTTTTTGTATTGGCCTATGCTCATAGTTGTGCCCTAAGTGCTTTAGAATTAATGAATTTTAAGATAAGCTGTGAAAACATTGGTGAACACGTATATGTTTTACAAACTATTACAGGAGATGCTCTTTCTATGATAGCGGTAAACGCGGAAATTATTATACCTCCCCGTGAGCTAGAAGAGTTAACCTGGAAAATAAAATCAGATACCGCTCTTTACTACGAAAAGGCCCACTACAGTTATCTTTTTGACAACTGGATAGTAGATATCCTTAACGCCAGTGAAGAAGAACTTTTCGTCTTTCCCCACGAAAGAGTATGA
- a CDS encoding ABC transporter substrate-binding protein codes for MKKFLLCLLIFFFFPLNSFSKTLTIKDALNRTVKINAPVKKAIFLVGYEIIPFLDLWHQTVGISLWAKYENDLLGKKAKDFVNVGTASNPNIETIVSLKPDLVITWPYNQRVIQTFESLGIPTYTISPNSLYDLFNLINDFALIFGKEERGNRLINLMRGTLNELNSLVANAYKPGVVFTWGRPTRISGKQGVVPDLIRIAGGKNLGDKFDRPYIDIPLERLVILNPEVIFIWGNARYNASDLLKDERLSSVSAVKNKKVYKTPEWSTWSPRAVLIALWMGTKLHPELVTPAFFKQKKAQLESFITNP; via the coding sequence ATGAAAAAATTCCTGCTCTGTCTGCTAATCTTCTTTTTCTTCCCTTTAAATAGCTTTTCAAAAACACTTACTATAAAAGACGCCCTAAATCGCACCGTAAAAATAAATGCTCCGGTTAAGAAAGCAATTTTTCTGGTAGGTTACGAAATTATCCCTTTTCTTGACCTCTGGCACCAAACGGTGGGTATTAGCCTTTGGGCCAAATATGAAAACGACCTATTAGGGAAAAAGGCCAAAGATTTCGTAAATGTGGGCACGGCTTCCAATCCCAACATAGAAACTATTGTTTCTTTAAAGCCAGACCTGGTGATTACCTGGCCTTACAATCAAAGGGTAATTCAAACCTTTGAAAGCCTTGGTATTCCAACTTACACCATATCTCCCAATAGTCTTTATGATTTGTTTAACTTAATAAACGACTTCGCTCTCATTTTTGGCAAAGAAGAAAGGGGAAATAGGCTTATTAACTTAATGAGAGGAACTCTAAATGAGTTGAACAGCCTGGTAGCTAATGCTTATAAGCCGGGAGTTGTTTTTACCTGGGGAAGACCTACCCGTATTTCCGGAAAACAGGGAGTTGTTCCTGATCTTATCCGTATTGCTGGCGGAAAAAACCTTGGCGATAAATTTGATCGCCCTTATATTGATATCCCTCTTGAAAGACTCGTTATCTTAAATCCTGAAGTTATTTTCATCTGGGGAAACGCACGCTACAATGCTTCTGACTTATTAAAAGACGAAAGGCTCTCTTCCGTGAGTGCGGTAAAAAACAAAAAGGTTTATAAAACTCCTGAATGGTCCACCTGGTCCCCAAGGGCAGTTTTAATCGCCCTATGGATGGGCACCAAACTCCATCCTGAACTGGTAACTCCTGCCTTTTTTAAACAAAAGAAGGCCCAGCTCGAAAGTTTTATAACTAATCCATGA
- a CDS encoding FecCD family ABC transporter permease: protein MKQLLLFLFCLFVCLGALLIGPTGFLWPSKFSHLIIWEIRAPRILLAAICGAALASSGTALQAICKNPLVDPYLIGLSAGGALGCALAVAFFPFLPVPLAAFLGALLAAFLTYTLAYVQGGESRLKLILAGVVVSAFLMAIVSLIKFLLDPHRLSEIVFWMMGTFALTRWETVKQTVPFMLSGIIILFLLRHRLNVLSLPEEEVRTLGVSVAKERGLIILAVALTVGATVAAAGIIGWVGLMVPHIVRMLLGPENEKVLPGSLWLGAAIMVSADTLARSITTMDLPVGILTALVGAPFFVYLLGKTSRDWS, encoded by the coding sequence ATGAAACAACTTTTGCTTTTTCTCTTTTGTTTATTTGTGTGCTTAGGAGCCCTTTTAATTGGCCCTACGGGCTTTTTGTGGCCTTCTAAATTCAGCCACCTAATAATCTGGGAAATAAGGGCGCCGCGAATTCTTCTTGCGGCTATTTGCGGAGCGGCTCTGGCCAGCTCAGGTACAGCTTTACAAGCTATATGTAAAAATCCACTAGTTGACCCTTATCTCATAGGCCTTTCTGCTGGAGGCGCTCTAGGTTGTGCTCTGGCCGTGGCCTTTTTTCCGTTTTTGCCTGTCCCTTTAGCTGCTTTTCTGGGTGCTCTGCTGGCGGCCTTCTTGACTTATACCCTGGCTTATGTTCAGGGTGGAGAAAGCCGTCTTAAACTCATTCTTGCCGGAGTGGTAGTCTCGGCCTTTCTTATGGCCATTGTGTCTCTAATCAAGTTTTTACTAGATCCCCATCGTCTGAGTGAAATAGTCTTCTGGATGATGGGAACCTTCGCCTTAACCCGATGGGAAACCGTAAAACAAACCGTACCTTTTATGTTATCTGGAATAATCATCCTTTTTCTCCTGCGGCATCGGCTAAATGTTCTTTCTCTTCCTGAAGAAGAAGTGCGCACCCTTGGGGTTTCGGTGGCTAAGGAAAGAGGACTCATTATCTTGGCCGTAGCTTTAACCGTAGGGGCCACTGTAGCGGCAGCCGGCATAATCGGCTGGGTAGGGCTAATGGTGCCGCATATTGTGCGCATGCTCCTTGGGCCAGAAAACGAAAAAGTCCTTCCAGGTAGCCTCTGGCTGGGAGCAGCCATAATGGTCTCTGCTGATACGCTGGCTCGCAGCATAACCACTATGGACCTTCCTGTAGGAATACTTACGGCCCTAGTTGGGGCACCCTTTTTTGTTTACCTATTGGGGAAAACTTCAAGGGATTGGTCTTGA
- a CDS encoding ABC transporter ATP-binding protein, whose translation MLEVKNLYYKHILKDISFAVKKGEILVVLGPNGAGKTTLFRCLARLIKPDKGEILLLGKPLEDYCTKKLYRLIALCPQHFRPEFSYRVRTFVLMGRTPYLSPLAQPRKKDFEAAQKALKILGLTDLAERPFSELSGGQQRLVSVARALTQEAQLIFLDEPTAFLDLRHQFLVMEKICQLARKNNLSLVLNLHDPNLALLFADRILTIKNGQLMGELPKNPDQAKIALKELYEIPFVSFSYQERIFVFPVGNFTD comes from the coding sequence ATGCTCGAAGTAAAAAATCTTTATTACAAACACATTCTTAAGGATATAAGCTTTGCCGTTAAAAAGGGAGAGATCCTTGTAGTTCTCGGCCCAAACGGAGCCGGGAAAACCACACTTTTTCGCTGTCTAGCAAGGTTAATTAAACCAGACAAAGGTGAAATTTTACTTTTGGGGAAACCATTAGAAGATTATTGCACGAAAAAACTATATCGTTTGATAGCCCTTTGCCCCCAGCATTTCAGGCCGGAATTTAGTTATCGGGTCCGCACTTTTGTGCTCATGGGGCGCACACCTTATCTTTCTCCTCTGGCTCAACCCCGCAAAAAAGATTTTGAAGCTGCCCAAAAAGCTTTAAAAATCCTGGGATTAACAGACCTAGCCGAGCGTCCTTTTTCAGAACTTTCTGGAGGGCAGCAGCGTTTAGTATCAGTGGCCCGAGCCCTTACTCAGGAAGCACAGCTTATTTTCCTTGACGAACCTACGGCTTTTCTTGATCTTCGCCATCAATTTTTGGTAATGGAAAAAATTTGTCAGCTTGCCCGTAAAAATAATCTTTCTTTAGTATTAAATTTACACGACCCCAATCTTGCCCTTCTCTTTGCTGACCGCATACTAACCATTAAAAACGGCCAATTAATGGGGGAACTCCCCAAAAACCCAGACCAGGCCAAAATAGCCCTTAAAGAATTATACGAAATCCCCTTTGTAAGTTTCTCTTATCAGGAAAGAATATTTGTTTTTCCCGTAGGGAACTTTACAGACTAA
- a CDS encoding type II toxin-antitoxin system RelE family toxin has product MKKKVAIKKGVYKELLDIPKKYQVKILDALRKLEKGKGDIKKLAPKRYRLRVGCYRILFKEEDDLLVVYKIVHRQGADRYYDNV; this is encoded by the coding sequence TTGAAAAAGAAGGTAGCAATAAAGAAGGGCGTTTATAAAGAACTGCTAGATATTCCGAAGAAATATCAAGTTAAAATATTAGATGCATTAAGGAAGTTAGAAAAAGGAAAAGGTGATATAAAGAAGTTAGCACCCAAGAGATACCGCTTGCGAGTTGGATGTTATCGTATTTTATTTAAAGAGGAAGATGATTTATTAGTTGTATATAAAATAGTTCATCGGCAAGGAGCCGATAGATATTATGACAATGTTTGA